In Desulfomonile tiedjei DSM 6799, a genomic segment contains:
- a CDS encoding CDP-alcohol phosphatidyltransferase family protein, whose translation MLEPVDNKNETAGANPPKSKSYKDFFNYFGEERVVHDRFAEFRTRLISHIVPIFSRMGIVPDTISYVGITFLAGVILYFVRNPVVAVLFLAGHVFFDGVDGAYARHTGKASQSGAFTDLVCDQFGMVVVSLMVIFHHMVAPLIGAVYMALYLMVVVFGVIINAIGLKTRITVTSKYFLYLTYAAWAIWEVNLFAPMMTFFSAIMALQVLIGYLRLKRGIRKKFDSEVRFSAGDPYSGKLNYIFNLAIPALVLLIILIWGNWIPLRAMIDIPKQSVSWSQGIPLIPEEKTEQLLGFGIQNKDFLVLCRKPDDHLEVTRFSESGQAGQSFTIPEYVSPMFGTFPVDRNILLIPDDTTRLLMGIDLDASFAARQAVMVMTLPFKYLRVTAMTTGEWKGKKVWLAANYLYTRRTYVIDPEKALKKGYLLGGLIASYVNAGYPHGMVIRDRTVIEYNRSPLQKLIYAAPLKSVIAGTNLMDAAKTSFFAPRDDVFGPAIYGDSLVVLSPEGKLYKLPLAAFLVTTQKSDSKRTPH comes from the coding sequence ATGTTAGAACCAGTTGATAATAAAAACGAAACGGCAGGAGCGAATCCTCCGAAGTCGAAATCTTATAAAGATTTTTTCAACTACTTCGGTGAAGAACGTGTCGTTCATGACCGATTTGCAGAATTCCGAACCAGACTTATTTCACACATTGTTCCGATCTTTTCCCGAATGGGAATCGTACCCGATACAATCTCGTACGTAGGGATTACCTTTCTTGCAGGAGTAATCCTCTATTTTGTGCGAAATCCCGTTGTGGCAGTGCTTTTCCTGGCGGGACACGTATTTTTTGACGGAGTTGACGGGGCATATGCTCGGCACACGGGCAAAGCATCGCAATCCGGTGCTTTCACCGATCTCGTATGCGATCAGTTCGGAATGGTCGTTGTCTCGCTGATGGTCATCTTCCACCATATGGTGGCGCCGCTCATTGGAGCCGTGTATATGGCGCTTTACCTGATGGTGGTCGTTTTCGGTGTAATTATTAATGCCATAGGTCTCAAAACCCGTATCACGGTTACCAGCAAATATTTCCTGTATCTCACGTACGCTGCATGGGCGATTTGGGAAGTGAATCTCTTCGCCCCTATGATGACCTTTTTCTCTGCAATTATGGCTCTGCAGGTGCTCATAGGCTATCTTAGACTCAAGAGAGGGATCAGAAAGAAATTTGACTCCGAAGTACGCTTTTCGGCTGGAGATCCGTATTCGGGAAAGTTGAATTATATCTTTAACCTGGCCATTCCCGCTCTGGTGTTGTTGATCATCCTGATCTGGGGTAATTGGATTCCGCTGCGAGCAATGATCGATATACCGAAACAGTCTGTTTCGTGGTCTCAAGGAATTCCGTTGATTCCTGAAGAGAAGACCGAACAATTGCTGGGATTCGGAATTCAGAATAAAGATTTTCTGGTGCTCTGTCGAAAGCCCGACGACCACCTCGAAGTCACTCGTTTTTCCGAATCAGGACAAGCCGGACAAAGTTTCACTATTCCGGAATACGTTTCTCCCATGTTCGGGACCTTTCCCGTGGATCGGAACATTCTGTTGATCCCGGACGATACGACAAGACTTCTCATGGGCATCGATCTTGACGCTTCATTCGCTGCACGACAGGCGGTGATGGTGATGACTTTGCCGTTCAAGTACCTGAGGGTGACGGCAATGACCACGGGAGAGTGGAAAGGCAAGAAAGTGTGGCTCGCCGCAAATTATCTATACACTCGAAGGACCTACGTGATAGATCCTGAAAAAGCGCTTAAGAAAGGTTACCTTTTGGGTGGGCTTATCGCGTCATACGTCAATGCCGGATATCCACACGGCATGGTAATCCGCGATCGTACAGTCATCGAGTACAATCGCTCTCCACTCCAAAAACTCATCTATGCTGCTCCTCTGAAATCTGTTATTGCAGGAACGAACCTGATGGATGCAGCCAAGACTTCTTTTTTTGCTCCACGGGATGATGTGTTCGGACCGGCTATCTATGGCGACAGTCTCGTGGTGCTTTCTCCGGAAGGTAAGCTTTACAAATTGCCCCTGGCTGCTTTTCTTGTGACGACTCAAAAATCGGATTCAAAGAGAACTCCTCATTAA
- a CDS encoding histidine phosphatase family protein has protein sequence MNTSSEPRRIILMRHGETKANREGRVLGSADSPLTAEGLEAANKLTAFVSRQEVGTVFSSPLGRAVTSAGIYTQEKKTIVVRPALAELCAGEWELKLRADVVPGKPHIRPTWWDRPPGGESYADAETRMSQFLEELRVMVPEEPVLLVGHAGINRVFLKLWLDLSPDYAVRVDCPHDTAYVLNGRSVSGFSVSRGPIHELLVWANPSSS, from the coding sequence ATGAACACAAGCAGCGAACCACGAAGAATTATTCTGATGCGACACGGAGAAACCAAAGCAAACCGCGAGGGTCGTGTCTTGGGCTCGGCAGATTCGCCATTGACTGCCGAAGGCTTGGAGGCTGCAAATAAGTTGACTGCATTCGTGTCGCGGCAAGAGGTGGGCACAGTGTTCTCAAGTCCTCTTGGAAGAGCAGTCACCAGTGCCGGGATCTACACACAGGAGAAGAAAACGATCGTCGTCCGACCGGCTCTTGCCGAATTATGCGCGGGAGAATGGGAGCTGAAATTAAGGGCCGATGTAGTCCCCGGCAAGCCTCACATTCGCCCCACATGGTGGGATAGACCTCCGGGGGGGGAGAGTTACGCGGATGCGGAAACCCGAATGAGTCAATTCCTGGAAGAATTGCGGGTTATGGTTCCGGAAGAGCCTGTTCTTCTGGTAGGCCACGCAGGAATTAACAGAGTCTTCCTCAAGCTCTGGCTCGATCTGTCTCCGGACTATGCAGTGAGAGTCGATTGTCCGCACGATACTGCTTACGTCCTGAACGGCAGGTCAGTGTCCGGGTTTTCCGTGAGTAGAGGTCCCATTCACGAACTTCTTGTTTGGGCGAATCCGTCGAGCAGTTAG